The following coding sequences lie in one Candidatus Nitrospira allomarina genomic window:
- the ruvB gene encoding Holliday junction branch migration DNA helicase RuvB has product MDDRILTTHLIEEEQSLEGTLRPQRLTEYIGQERMKESLRVCIDAATGRGEALDHAIFYGPPGLGKTTIAHIIAKEMGGTIRSTSGLVLTHAGDLAAILANLQPRDVLFIDEIHRLPPAAEEVLYPAMEDYQIDLVIGQGPSLRTMKLDLPPFTLIGATTRAGSLTSPLRERFGLVYRLDYYLPEDLQVIIARSAKLLGIHIEDEGAGEIASRARGTPRIANRLVKRVRDFAEVKAQGRITRSVAQEALQWLGVDQAGFDEMDRKILLTIIRKFKGGPVGIDALAAAVQEEKSTLEDVYEPFLLQSGYLDRTARGRQITSKALQHFGENPNFFSIGI; this is encoded by the coding sequence ATGGACGACCGGATTCTTACCACTCATCTCATAGAAGAAGAACAAAGCCTTGAGGGGACCTTGAGACCTCAACGCTTAACGGAGTATATCGGCCAGGAGCGGATGAAAGAATCGCTTCGGGTTTGTATTGACGCGGCAACGGGTAGAGGAGAAGCCTTGGACCATGCCATTTTTTATGGACCTCCTGGGTTAGGAAAAACCACCATCGCTCATATTATCGCCAAAGAAATGGGGGGCACGATTCGCTCCACCTCAGGGCTGGTACTCACCCACGCGGGCGACCTAGCCGCCATTTTGGCAAATCTCCAGCCACGGGATGTTCTATTTATCGATGAAATTCACCGGTTGCCTCCAGCGGCCGAAGAGGTATTGTATCCCGCCATGGAGGATTACCAAATAGATTTGGTGATTGGACAGGGCCCCTCCCTGCGCACCATGAAATTAGATCTCCCACCTTTTACGCTCATTGGAGCCACGACACGCGCGGGCTCCCTCACTTCTCCTCTGCGAGAGCGCTTCGGGCTTGTTTATCGATTGGATTATTATCTGCCTGAAGACTTGCAGGTCATCATTGCCCGCTCCGCTAAACTACTCGGAATCCACATTGAGGATGAAGGGGCGGGAGAAATTGCCAGCCGGGCTCGTGGGACTCCCCGTATTGCTAATCGATTAGTCAAACGTGTGCGTGACTTTGCCGAGGTTAAAGCCCAAGGACGGATCACGAGATCTGTTGCACAGGAAGCCTTACAATGGTTAGGAGTCGATCAGGCAGGATTTGATGAAATGGACCGCAAAATACTCTTGACCATAATCAGAAAATTTAAGGGAGGACCAGTTGGCATCGACGCATTGGCCGCAGCGGTCCAAGAAGAAAAATCCACATTAGAAGATGTATACGAACCTTTTCTGCTTCAATCTGGATATCTGGATCGAACGGCCCGAGGGCGACAAATCACCTCAAAAGCTTTGCAACATTTTGGAGAAAATCCGAATTTCTTTTCGATTGGGATCTGA
- the uvrA gene encoding excinuclease ABC subunit UvrA has protein sequence MIYSASMNNSIVIRGARQHNLKNLDLEIPRDQLVVITGLSGSGKSSLAFDTIYAEGQRRYVESLSAYARQFLDQMTKPDVDSIEGLSPAISIEQKTTSHNPRSTVGTVTEIYDYFRLLFARIGQPFCYLCGNAIAAQTVQQMVDAIIGLPLGTKIHILAPIVRGRKGEYRKELLAARKAGFVRARIDGNIRDLGESINLHKQRKHSIEIVVDRLIVKPEIGVTRRLADSVETALKMAQGLVGVLTEDDQVRVYSEHLACIQCGVSYSEVSPRIFSFNSPHGACEGCDGIGYEASSHSEWEEWTFDTPCAMCGGGRLRKESLAIKIGGQSIAEVTHLSVGNILAFMDALILTDREQMIGQRVLKEIRERLEFLLNVGLGYLTLDRPSATLSGGEGQRIRLATQIGSGLVGVLYILDEPSIGLHQRDHRRLLQTLLRLRDMGNSVVVVEHDAETMRAADYILDLGPGAGVEGGQLVAHGPPSAVMAHPGSLTGQYLKGSRRVSLIQRARQVKGFLTVVGAKKHNLQHVTVNFPLGLLTCVTGVSGSGKSTLVVDVLFRSLGQGFSQKKPVFEGCRDIRGLEQLDKLIDIDQSPIGRTPRSNPATYTGLFSFIRDLFAQLPESRVRGYKPGRYSFNVKGGRCEACQGDGLIKIEMHFLPDIYVTCEACNGQRYNRETLDVTYRGRTIAEVLNMTVAEALEFFMNIPPLRTRLQTLSDVGLHYIKLGQSATTLSGGEAQRVKLSKELSKRSTGRTLYILDEPTTGLHFVDIQRLLDVLDRLVEAGNTVLVIEHNVDVIQNADWVIDLGPEGGDQGGCVVAEGTPQSVMKVKASWTGQVLLEDFKNRSS, from the coding sequence ATGATATACTCGGCTTCCATGAACAACTCTATCGTGATTAGGGGCGCTCGCCAGCATAATCTCAAGAATCTCGACCTGGAGATACCTCGGGATCAGTTGGTGGTCATTACGGGGTTAAGCGGATCAGGTAAGTCATCTTTGGCCTTTGACACGATTTATGCCGAAGGCCAGCGTCGATATGTCGAATCACTCTCCGCCTATGCCCGGCAATTCCTTGACCAAATGACGAAACCGGATGTGGATTCCATTGAAGGGCTTTCGCCTGCCATTTCCATCGAACAAAAGACGACGAGTCACAACCCTCGATCCACGGTGGGGACGGTCACGGAGATCTACGATTATTTTCGTCTACTATTTGCCAGAATCGGACAACCCTTTTGCTATCTTTGTGGAAATGCCATTGCGGCGCAAACGGTACAACAAATGGTGGATGCCATAATCGGGCTTCCTCTTGGCACCAAAATCCACATATTGGCTCCCATTGTGCGAGGACGTAAAGGCGAATATCGCAAAGAACTACTGGCAGCTCGCAAAGCTGGATTTGTTCGGGCTCGTATTGATGGAAACATTCGGGATCTCGGGGAGTCAATTAATTTACATAAACAACGTAAGCATTCCATTGAGATTGTGGTTGATCGACTCATCGTCAAGCCAGAGATCGGGGTGACTCGGCGTTTGGCTGATTCGGTAGAAACGGCCCTCAAGATGGCGCAAGGACTCGTTGGAGTGCTGACAGAAGATGATCAAGTCCGGGTCTATAGTGAACACCTGGCGTGTATTCAGTGTGGTGTCAGCTATTCCGAAGTTTCCCCAAGAATTTTTTCATTTAACAGCCCTCACGGTGCGTGTGAGGGATGTGATGGTATTGGGTATGAAGCTTCCAGTCATTCTGAATGGGAGGAATGGACCTTCGATACCCCCTGTGCGATGTGTGGCGGGGGTCGCCTGAGAAAGGAAAGCCTTGCCATAAAAATTGGGGGGCAGTCTATTGCTGAGGTGACCCATCTGTCTGTGGGGAATATCCTGGCATTTATGGATGCGTTAATTCTCACCGATCGCGAACAGATGATTGGGCAGCGGGTGCTGAAAGAGATTCGGGAGAGGCTGGAGTTTTTGCTCAACGTCGGATTGGGCTACCTCACCCTGGATCGCCCTTCTGCCACTTTGTCCGGAGGGGAAGGGCAACGGATTCGATTAGCCACACAAATCGGATCGGGATTGGTGGGCGTGCTATATATCCTGGATGAACCCAGTATCGGATTGCATCAGCGGGATCACCGACGGTTACTCCAAACATTGTTACGATTGCGTGATATGGGGAATTCCGTGGTGGTGGTTGAGCACGATGCCGAGACCATGCGCGCCGCGGACTATATATTGGATTTAGGGCCGGGAGCCGGTGTGGAAGGTGGACAATTAGTTGCTCATGGTCCTCCCTCGGCGGTGATGGCTCATCCAGGCTCGCTGACCGGTCAATATCTCAAAGGGAGCCGCCGCGTGTCCTTGATCCAACGTGCACGGCAGGTCAAAGGATTTTTGACCGTCGTGGGTGCGAAAAAGCACAATCTTCAGCACGTGACTGTAAACTTTCCATTGGGCCTGTTGACCTGTGTTACCGGTGTGTCAGGGTCAGGGAAAAGTACTCTGGTCGTAGATGTGTTGTTCCGATCCCTGGGACAGGGTTTTTCACAGAAGAAACCGGTGTTTGAGGGGTGTCGAGACATACGTGGACTTGAGCAGCTGGATAAACTGATTGATATTGATCAGTCCCCAATTGGACGGACTCCTCGTTCGAATCCCGCCACTTATACCGGCCTCTTTAGTTTCATTCGTGATCTTTTCGCACAATTACCTGAGTCTCGAGTGCGAGGCTACAAGCCAGGCCGCTACAGTTTCAATGTCAAGGGTGGACGCTGTGAAGCTTGTCAGGGTGATGGCCTCATAAAAATTGAAATGCATTTTCTCCCGGATATTTATGTGACCTGTGAGGCCTGCAATGGTCAACGGTACAATCGCGAAACCTTAGATGTGACCTACAGGGGCCGAACGATTGCAGAAGTCTTAAACATGACCGTGGCTGAGGCCCTGGAGTTTTTCATGAACATTCCGCCACTTCGAACCCGACTGCAAACCTTATCAGATGTGGGCCTCCATTACATTAAACTCGGGCAATCGGCGACTACCTTGTCAGGGGGCGAAGCCCAGCGTGTCAAGCTTTCCAAGGAGCTCTCGAAACGATCCACTGGCCGTACGCTTTATATTCTGGACGAACCGACGACGGGACTGCATTTTGTGGATATTCAGCGGTTGTTGGATGTACTGGACCGGTTAGTGGAAGCCGGAAATACGGTCCTTGTGATTGAGCATAATGTGGATGTGATTCAGAACGCGGACTGGGTCATTGATTTGGGGCCGGAAGGTGGAGATCAAGGAGGATGTGTGGTGGCGGAGGGCACACCCCAATCGGTGATGAAGGTCAAAGCATCCTGGA